A region from the Gemmatimonadota bacterium genome encodes:
- a CDS encoding twin-arginine translocase TatA/TatE family subunit codes for MGFGGLGMWEVLLILLVALLVFGAKRLPEIGSSLGKGIREFKSSVREIERELKHEERALPPQQAKASESEAASGEPRKLTTSS; via the coding sequence ATGGGTTTCGGTGGACTCGGGATGTGGGAGGTTCTCCTCATCCTCCTGGTCGCGCTTCTCGTCTTCGGCGCCAAGAGGCTGCCCGAGATCGGGTCGTCCCTGGGGAAGGGGATTCGCGAGTTCAAGAGCTCGGTCCGGGAGATCGAGCGGGAATTGAAGCATGAAGAGCGGGCGCTGCCGCCTCAACAGGCCAAAGCGTCCGAGTCCGAGGCGGCCAGCGGGGAACCTCGGAAGCTGACCACCTCGAGCTGA
- a CDS encoding polyprenyl synthetase family protein — MQSSARPGPLLREAAAQLAAIQAPVQDRLSQVLAELRRVVRTDFGEIQGVNDHLLLMRGKLLRPTLLLLSSQVGDQPADDVVTLAAVVELVHLATLVHDDAVDHSVLRRGLPTVNALWTHQVAIIMGDYLYSRAVTELAGLGRLEALRALATAANEMSVGEMRQLTSYDALEFSEDDYYALIAAKTASLMRAACEMGALAGVDRYREPLARYGQNLGMAFQIADDLLDYTGSELVTGKPTGHDLREHKVTLPLVEAMRHASEAELTEIRALFDQVDPADEQIERVVEIVEQRGGLKYARARAQAFAEEALEALAGLAPGAALDALRDSVTYAVDRSL, encoded by the coding sequence ATGCAGTCCAGCGCTCGGCCGGGGCCTCTCCTGCGAGAGGCCGCCGCCCAGCTAGCGGCCATTCAGGCCCCCGTGCAGGACAGGCTCAGCCAGGTGCTGGCGGAGCTCCGTCGCGTCGTGCGCACCGATTTCGGAGAAATCCAGGGCGTCAACGACCATCTCCTGCTGATGCGGGGGAAGTTGCTGCGCCCCACCCTGCTTCTGCTCTCCAGCCAAGTTGGCGATCAACCCGCCGACGACGTGGTCACGCTCGCCGCGGTGGTCGAGTTGGTTCATCTGGCGACCCTCGTCCACGACGACGCGGTCGATCACTCCGTGCTGCGCCGGGGGCTGCCCACCGTGAACGCTCTCTGGACGCATCAGGTGGCGATCATCATGGGCGACTACCTCTACAGCCGGGCCGTGACCGAACTGGCCGGACTGGGACGCTTGGAGGCGCTACGCGCACTGGCGACCGCCGCCAACGAGATGAGCGTGGGCGAGATGCGGCAGCTCACTTCCTACGACGCGCTGGAGTTCAGTGAGGACGACTACTACGCGCTCATCGCGGCCAAGACCGCCTCTCTGATGCGGGCGGCCTGCGAGATGGGCGCGTTGGCGGGCGTGGATCGGTACCGCGAGCCCCTGGCGCGCTACGGTCAGAACCTCGGCATGGCCTTCCAGATCGCCGACGATCTGCTCGACTACACCGGCTCGGAGCTGGTGACCGGCAAGCCGACCGGCCACGACCTGCGTGAGCACAAGGTCACGCTGCCCTTGGTGGAGGCCATGCGACACGCGAGCGAGGCCGAGCTCACCGAGATTCGTGCCCTCTTCGACCAGGTCGATCCCGCGGACGAGCAGATCGAGCGCGTGGTCGAGATCGTCGAGCAGCGGGGGGGCTTGAAGTATGCCCGCGCCCGCGCGCAGGCGTTCGCAGAGGAGGCGCTGGAGGCGTTGGCGGGGCTGGCACCGGGTGCGGCCCTGGATGCTCTGCGCGACTCCGTGACCTACGCGGTGGATCGCAGCCTGTGA
- a CDS encoding tetratricopeptide repeat protein: protein MSIEALKEQARGHEQEEEWEKALSLYVQAIQRHGSEDQPDLGLYNRAGDLSTRLGNLEGALEYYEQAVKLYLESELPNNAIAILKKILRNLPYRTDVFLQMGKIRASQGFLVDARENFLRYAEVMQQEGNLPAALQALTEFAELAPSDLDIQFMVVSQLQANEQGDQAVEHLTRTWVTLSRSGQDEAAAAIEERLREIAPDAELPDATDDYDAFETTSLTDSLDSGATDADAGSAERLVDEAVAETLGVDEDAPYGSLDIEHTHLGSSDDAASSPFADGGLDLETSSGFEQSIWEEDEGSVDPLPSLDLAVEEEPASESDAWDVAESTLIVEDALEAGEEADSLEAEGEEDSLEAEGEEDALVAEGEEDALEAGKALEAVAEDSFSVPVTTAWEEPAVEDSLPVEAWDASGDASATDEAWGLSEAGSEESTLSGSEDDWPAGSLTWGSEDGEGEEGDPLPTLELDSEGAWESGESWNGDAPAFEDDEEVVAAAGLEDAWISVDEDDADTEPAAPSVEDAVAVETAWGSEVDDDEGPIEDGETWLGMAARLRDEGDTEEAKTALEEAYLSFAEAMRFDRASAAVATLIEMEPDALSHHQRRVEYANRSGDQPMRVAAYLGLAECLERSGSESEARAVYEKLLEVDPSNERASIYLASVEQPVIESAYVDLGSMVIDRVEKTTRWTVEAEEPATEEDFDFREMLSQFKAKVAEHVDVGDVRAHYDLGTAYREMGLMDEAISEFQLALRADGKNLATYEMLGQCFMEKGQPEFAVRSLGRATQLPHDVEDELLGIYYYLGRAHEELGQRDEAVEFYEKVFSLDINFQDVTERLRSLR, encoded by the coding sequence ATGAGCATCGAAGCGCTGAAGGAGCAGGCTCGCGGGCACGAGCAGGAGGAGGAGTGGGAAAAGGCCCTCTCCCTGTACGTGCAGGCGATCCAGAGACACGGCAGCGAGGACCAGCCCGACCTGGGGCTCTACAATCGCGCTGGGGATCTCAGCACCCGCCTCGGGAATCTCGAGGGGGCGCTCGAGTACTACGAGCAGGCGGTCAAGCTCTACCTCGAGAGCGAGCTCCCGAACAACGCCATCGCCATCCTCAAGAAGATTCTCCGGAATCTCCCCTATCGCACCGATGTCTTCCTGCAGATGGGGAAGATCCGGGCGAGCCAGGGCTTCCTGGTCGACGCCCGCGAGAACTTCCTCCGCTATGCGGAAGTCATGCAGCAAGAGGGCAATCTGCCCGCGGCCCTGCAGGCGCTCACCGAGTTCGCTGAGCTCGCACCCTCCGACCTCGACATCCAGTTCATGGTTGTCAGTCAGCTCCAGGCCAACGAGCAGGGGGACCAGGCCGTCGAGCATCTGACACGGACCTGGGTCACCCTCTCCCGGTCGGGGCAGGACGAGGCGGCAGCCGCCATCGAGGAGCGACTCCGTGAGATCGCTCCGGACGCCGAGCTGCCCGACGCTACCGACGACTACGATGCCTTTGAGACGACGTCCCTGACCGACTCGCTCGACAGTGGCGCGACGGATGCCGACGCAGGCAGCGCGGAGCGACTGGTCGACGAGGCGGTCGCCGAAACCCTCGGCGTGGACGAGGACGCACCGTACGGTTCGTTGGACATCGAGCACACCCACCTCGGATCCTCCGACGACGCTGCGAGCTCACCCTTCGCCGACGGAGGGCTCGACCTCGAGACCTCCAGTGGCTTCGAGCAGTCCATCTGGGAAGAGGACGAGGGATCCGTGGACCCGCTGCCCTCCCTGGACCTGGCGGTCGAGGAAGAGCCTGCCAGCGAGTCGGACGCCTGGGACGTGGCGGAATCGACCCTGATCGTCGAGGATGCCCTCGAGGCCGGAGAGGAAGCGGATTCCCTCGAGGCCGAAGGGGAGGAGGATTCCCTCGAGGCCGAAGGGGAGGAGGATGCCCTCGTGGCCGAAGGGGAAGAGGATGCCCTCGAGGCCGGAAAGGCGCTGGAGGCTGTCGCCGAGGATTCCTTCAGCGTGCCAGTGACGACCGCCTGGGAAGAGCCGGCCGTGGAGGACTCCCTGCCGGTCGAGGCGTGGGATGCCTCCGGCGACGCGTCCGCCACGGACGAGGCCTGGGGTCTCTCCGAGGCCGGTTCCGAGGAGTCCACGCTGTCGGGGTCGGAGGACGATTGGCCCGCGGGAAGCCTGACCTGGGGATCCGAGGACGGGGAGGGGGAGGAAGGCGATCCGCTCCCCACCCTGGAGCTCGACAGCGAGGGGGCCTGGGAGAGCGGTGAGTCCTGGAACGGAGACGCGCCGGCTTTCGAGGATGACGAGGAGGTCGTGGCGGCGGCCGGGCTGGAGGATGCCTGGATCTCCGTCGACGAGGACGACGCCGACACTGAGCCCGCCGCCCCGTCCGTCGAAGACGCCGTCGCCGTGGAGACCGCCTGGGGCTCCGAGGTGGACGACGACGAGGGCCCCATCGAAGACGGCGAGACCTGGTTGGGGATGGCAGCCCGGCTCCGCGACGAGGGCGACACCGAAGAGGCCAAGACGGCGCTGGAGGAGGCCTACCTGTCCTTCGCCGAAGCCATGCGCTTCGACCGCGCCTCCGCCGCCGTGGCCACCCTGATCGAGATGGAGCCGGACGCACTGTCCCACCATCAGCGGCGGGTGGAATACGCCAACCGAAGCGGTGACCAGCCCATGCGGGTGGCCGCCTACCTGGGGCTGGCGGAGTGCCTGGAGCGTAGCGGGTCGGAGTCCGAGGCCCGGGCCGTATACGAGAAGCTACTCGAGGTGGACCCATCTAACGAGCGTGCCAGTATCTACTTGGCTTCGGTCGAGCAGCCGGTCATCGAGAGTGCCTACGTCGATCTGGGCTCCATGGTCATCGACCGGGTCGAGAAGACCACACGTTGGACGGTGGAGGCAGAGGAGCCGGCGACCGAGGAGGACTTCGACTTCCGCGAGATGCTCAGCCAATTCAAGGCGAAGGTGGCGGAGCACGTGGACGTGGGAGACGTCCGGGCCCACTACGATCTCGGCACCGCCTATCGGGAGATGGGCCTCATGGACGAGGCCATCAGCGAGTTCCAGCTGGCGCTGCGGGCGGACGGGAAGAACCTGGCCACCTACGAGATGCTGGGGCAGTGCTTCATGGAGAAGGGGCAGCCCGAATTCGCCGTCCGGTCGCTGGGTCGGGCCACCCAATTGCCCCACGATGTGGAGGATGAGCTCCTGGGGATCTATTATTACCTCGGCCGCGCGCACGAGGAGCTCGGCCAGCGAGACGAAGCGGTCGAGTTCTACGAGAAGGTGTTCTCTCTCGACATCAACTTCCAGGACGTGACGGAACGGCTTCGCTCGCTTCGGTAA